From a single Mycosarcoma maydis chromosome 2, whole genome shotgun sequence genomic region:
- a CDS encoding cysteine-protease inhibitor, translated as MLFRSAFVLLIVAFASACLVQHVQAKQIPVRRSLSTDASMSSAAGKLNRRWWFGFTGSLGKEPDNGQVQIKIIPDALIIKNPPANKDDLNKLIENLKRKHPRFKTVVMPTDPNGDVVIWE; from the exons ATGCTGTTTCGCTCAGCCTTTGTTCTGCTCATCGTGGCCTTTGCAAGTGCATGCCTGGTGCAACATGTTCAAGCT AAGCAGATTCCGGTGCGTCGATCGCTCTCTACCGATGCCTCAAtgagctcggctgctgGCAAGCTCAACCGGAGATGGTGGTTCGGCTTCACAGGTTCGCTCGGCAAGGAACCTGACAACGGCCAAGTACAGATCAAGATCATCCCAGACGCGCTCATCATCAAGAATCCGCCTGCCAACAAAGACGATCTGAACAAGCTAATCGAAAACCTAAAACGCAAGCACCCAAGATTCAAGACGGTGGTCATGCCGACAGATCCTAACGGAGATGTGGTCATCTGGGAATAA
- a CDS encoding uncharacterized protein (related to PAC2 - microtubule effector required for tubulin heterodimer formation), translated as MHLLVGKRISIGQQKGTIRYRGPVPPASGEWLGIEWDDPARGKHDGTSDDGTRYFNVRVPGSGSFIRPTASKLSSGCCFLSALRNKYSAPTDRSALTVQSVTPHQYSRKNIADIEIETPNLDRIALKTARLDRLREVGLSGWQHSSLPDMDAETSQDEQYNVATAFDEAQGSGPGSIRATCPNIRWLDLSRSLLPDWEEVSLIASELAQLKTLLLHFNRLQPPPKQIPTSWSERLGHVQDLRLDGTLIQWSEVLRLAPALRNLRSLHIGSNEITSLSKSSFRTEDRVEHQSGLNVFPCLTSLSLEGNAIESWSDLIYSLSPLASLETLNLDRNRISIIPAASSSMCKLAGLKQLYLRGNKVESWSSLENIAQWLGPGTSLEALHISTVPDDDNAQLSNTEDSQGELLSKYEYRDFRAIAIARLPMLRVLDKTEITLKERKDAELFVYTRFRGGDAYIIEGGIARQGSEEKVHLSEAEKFERFPRLLELAKLFDDEDPWPATDRDAEQRDKENNKKNTLRSKMLNVSVIASTASPESVVPHVTDKLAEKEDVQVLASTPLRLLKIKLANAVGVKVGQVDQVWALMEQALAPEPHGRDERSCDEGRERIVLELDDMSRSLDWYEVSSGDSLVLVTQA; from the coding sequence ATGCACTTGCTCGTGGGCAAGCGCATCTCCATAGGCCAACAAAAGGGTACAATTCGCTACCGTGGCCCAGTACCACCTGCAAGCGGAGAATGGCTTGGAATCGAATGGGACGATCCCGCTCGTGGCAAGCATGACGGAACTAGCGACGACGGAACTCGCTACTTCAACGTCCGTGTTCCCGGCAGCGGCTCGTTCATCCGTCCAACCGCTTCCAAGCTTTCGAGTGGATGCTGCTTTCTCTCTGCATTGCGCAACAAGTACAGTGCTCCCACAGATCGGTCCGCTTTGACAGTACAGTCAGTGACACCACACCAGTACTCGCGCAAGAACATCGCTGATATCGAAATCGAAACCCCCAATCTTGACCGAATTGCTCTCAAGACGGCGCGACTAGATCGACTCAGGGAAGTGGGGCTCAGTGGGTGGCAGCATTCCTCGCTACCCGACATGGATGCCGAGACAAGTCAAGATGAGCAGTACAATGTGGCAACCGCATTCGATGAGGCGCAGGGCAGCGGGCCCGGCTCGATACGTGCAACGTGTCCGAACATACGGTGGCTCGATCTGTCGAGGTCGTTACTACCGGACTGGGAGGAGGTCTCACTGATCGCTTCGGAACTCGCTcagctcaagacgctcttGCTGCATTTCAACCGCctgcagccgccgccgaaGCAGATaccgacgagctggagTGAGAGGTTGGGACATGTTCAGGACTTGCGCTTGGACGGCACACTGATCCAGTGGTCTGAAGTTTTGAGGCTGGCACCAGCGCTTCGGAATCTTCGCTCGCTGCATATTGGCAGCAACGAGATCACCAGTCTATCAAAGTCGAGCTTTCGAACGGAGGATCGCGTCGAGCATCAGAGCGGGTTGAACGTCTTTCCGTGCCTCACCTCTCTCAGTTTGGAAGGCAATGCGATAGAGTCGTGGTCAGACCTTATCTACAGCCTTTCGCCACTAGCTTCGCTCGAGACCCTCAATCTCGATCGAAACCGTATAAGCATTATCCCCGCGGCTTCATCTTCGATGTGCAAGCTTGCTGGACTCAAGCAACTTTATCTCCGAGGCAATAAGGTCGAATCGTGGTCCTCGCTCGAGAACATCGCTCAATGGCTTGGTCCAGGGACATCCCTCGAAGCGCTGCACATCTCAACCGTTCCCGACGATGACAACGCTCAACTATCGAATACCGAGGACAGCCAGGGTGAGCTGCTCTCGAAATACGAATATCGAGATTTCCGAGCGATTGCCATTGCGCGCCTGCCCATGCTCAGAGTGCTTGACAAGACCGAAATCACTTTGAAGGAGAGAAAAGACGCCGAGCTGTTCGTCTATACTCGGTTCCGAGGGGGAGATGCGTACATCATCGAAGGCGGTATAGCACGCCAAGGTTCAGAAGAAAAGGTACATCTATCTGAGGCGGAAAAATTCGAACGGTTTCCAAGActcctcgagctggccaagtTGTTTGATGACGAAGATCCCTGGCCAGCCACTGACAGAGATGCCGAGCAGCGCGATAAGGAGAATAACAAAAAGAACACTCTCCGGTCCAAAATGCTCAATGTCTCGGTCATTGCAAGTACCGCGTCTCCTGAGTCAGTGGTACCTCATGTGACAGACAAGCTTGCAGAAAAGGAGGACGTGCAGGTGTTGGCATCCACACCACTGAGACtgctcaagatcaagttggCCAATGCAGTGGGCGTCAAGGTGGGTCAGGTGGACCAAGTGTGGGCGCTTATGGAACAGGCACTCGCTCCAGAGCCACACGGGCGAGATGAAAGGAGCTGTGACGAAGGCCGAGAGAGGATagtgctcgagctggatgaCATGTCGCGCAGCTTGGACTGGTATGAAGTGTCATCTGGCGAttcgctcgtgctcgtcacTCAGGCGTAA
- a CDS encoding uncharacterized protein (related to Vacuolar membrane protein) — protein sequence MPPTASIAALASDPTLTPTPTPIIGAPEVDGDNCKLMGPFALFVQAVMGILVIGSLVYKRQREKPKRKWKIWALDVSKQMLGQLFVHILNIVLSDFVASGGGENPCSLYFLNILVDTTLGVFFIYIALKYVTYFLTERLGLEGFISGQYTPPLPSIVPASSTGPSTSAQSGSSRRAFRRGRPRIEYWLKQLASYLFVLFLMKMAVLVVFGFFPFLFDVGSWILGFFGSNKDFQVLFSMALFPLAMNVLQFWLIDSLLRHNPYTSAYSKINPDDQEFLNSSDSISHESRQPAEDVGGRTHSIGEDSDDETNDLDKQHIQPYASGPGRSRRRPSPQRSVTSDQPYDYPPPTDLYGSVHKSPPLRPSRPTDDMRRQASLTLSDAGSDTESGSQSIHQTLFNSKASLQPSETHHLKQVSRDGSSSSS from the coding sequence ATGCCGCCAACTGCATCCATAGCGGCTTTGGCGTCCGACCCGACCTTGACCCCCACGCCTACGCCGATCATCGGCGCTCCGGAAGTGGACGGAGACAACTGCAAACTTATGGGTCCCTTTGCGCTGTTCGTACAGGCCGTCATGGGCATCCTCGTCATAGGCTCTCTCGTTTACAAACGACAGAGAGAAAAGCCGAAACGCAAATGGAAAATCTGGGCGCTCGACGTTTCTAAGCAGATGCTCGGCCAACTCTTTGTTCACATCCTCAATATCGTCCTTTCGGACTTTGTTGCCAGCGGAGGAGGTGAAAACCCTTGCTCGCTCTACTTTCTCAACATCCTCGTCGATACCACTTTGGGCGTATTCTTCATCTACATCGCCTTGAAGTACGTCACGTATTTCCTCACCGAACGACTCGGCTTGGAGGGCTTCATATCCGGTCAATACACTCCACCGCTACCTAGCATTGTTCCTGCATCATCCACCGGTCCCAGCACATCGGCGCAGTCCGGTTCTTCGCGCAGGGCATTCCGCAGAGGCAGACCCAGGATCGAGTACTGGTTGAAGCAGCTGGCTTCGTACCTTTTTGTGCTCTTCCTCATGAAGATGGCGGTGCTTGTTGTCTTTGGCTTCTTTCCATTCCTCTTTGACGTGGGCTCATGGATCTTGGGCTTCTTTGGTAGCAACAAGGACTTCCAAGTGCTGTTCTCGATGGCCTTATTCCCGCTCGCTATGAACGTATTGCAGTTCTGGCTCATCGATTCCCTCCTCCGCCACAATCCTTACACATCGGCTTACTCCAAGATCAATCCGGACGACCAAGAATTTCTCAACAGCTCTGATAGTATCTCTCACGAGTCTCGCCAACCTGCCGAGGATGTCGGCGGTCGCACACATTCAATAGGGGAAGATAGCGACGACGAAACAAACGACCTAGATAAACAGCACATTCAACCGTACGCTTCTGGCCCAGGCCGATCCAGACGAAGGCCTTCCCCACAGAGGTCTGTCACCTCGGATCAGCCTTACGACTATCCTCCACCGACAGATTTGTACGGCTCAGTGCACAAGTCGCCTCCTCTGAGGCCCTCTAGACCTACGGACGACATGCGACGCCAAGCTAGCCTGACGCTTTCGGATGCTGGCTCGGATACAGAATCGGGTAGTCAGAGCATACACCAGACTCTGTTTAATAGCAAAGCCTCTCTACAACCGTCTGAGACGCACCATCTCAAACAGGTCAGCAgagacggcagcagcagcagcagctga
- a CDS encoding membrane protein involved in tumor formation, producing the protein MERHDGEEYIPAIFGGQPPHASQVISLMKFSQETTTWNLPIMIAQALLVSEVIRTYPAELRMLHRLFQRKHPNMAEIFFILIKYLTIFAVIFDILVTETFAARTDFDCRSWAWTSSTFYFMCSTLVFCVIGWRARIIFRTSQVASWSLSVGLMGQFAVAMWTNYRVDKADALTPAGTCAPAAQVHADASQRNAALQLHFWQSSTFWFLLYNTIFESSILMACCIKLRKTSSGPSGLTKIAKVLFSNNVHYMAGVETCNVIELVMLLGWTSSLPPVHITSIAIQIVVGLQMLIGEQEAVYSPTCSQLSYSQYSSDSGGYINKHHAATSSSNGTFSTPSRTLSYVKRPGTGTTVADIGCADASGGGQHGRKGTFSSISSVPAYVKANPIVETVSPQMPSKAQSQSIPYKREVEVTVDMSPVPPPPGPSPAPLPAPYM; encoded by the coding sequence ATGGAGCGTCACGATGGTGAAGAGTACATCCCGGCCATCTTCGGTGGTCAGCCCCCGCACGCTTCGCAAGTGATTTCGCTGATGAAGTTCTCGCAAGAAACCACCACCTGGAATTTGCCCATCATGATCGCGCAGGCGTTGCTCGTTTCCGAAGTTATCCGTACGTATCCGGCCGAACTCCGAATGCTTCATCGACTCTTTCAACGCAAACACCCCAACATGGCCGAAATTTTTTTCATCCTGATCAAGTACCTCACGATTTTCGCGGTGATCTTTGACATCTTAGTCACCGAGACGTTTGCTGCCAGGACGGATTTCGACTGTCGATCGTGGGCGTGGACCAGCTCGACATTTTACTTCATGTGTTCGACGCTTGTTTTTTGTGTGATAGGTTGGAGAGCGAGGATCATCTTTCGAACGAGTCAAGTGGCATCTTGGTCGCTGAGTGTTGGGTTGATGGGTCAATTTGCGGTGGCCATGTGGACCAACTATCGAGTGGATAAGGCGGATGCTTTGACTCCAGCGGGGACGTGTGCTCCTGCTGCCCAGGTGCATGCCGATGCGTCCCAACGCAACGCCGCACTGCAGTTGCATTTTTGGCAAAGCTCGACGTTCTGGTTTTTGCTTTACAACACCATCTTTGAaagctcgatcttgatggcTTGCTGTatcaagctgcgcaagacTTCGAGTGGGCCAAGTGGGCTGACCAAAATCGCCAAGGTGCTGTTCAGCAACAACGTCCATTACATGGCGGGTGTTGAGACGTGTAACGTGATCGAGTTGGTCATGCTATTGGGTTGGACATCCAGCTTGCCGCCCGTACACATTACTTCGATCGCGATCCAGATCGTGGTCGGGTTGCAAATGTTGATCGGCGAGCAGGAGGCGGTGTACAGCCCGACTTGCTCACAGCTGTCGTACTCGCAATATTCTTCCGACAGCGGTGGATACATCAACAAGCATCATGCAGCCacttcgagcagcaacggcacTTTCAGTACGCCTTCGAGGACGTTGTCGTATGTCAAGAGGCCAGGGACGGGTACTACGGTGGCGGATATCGGATGTGCGGATGCAAGCGGCGGTGGGCAACATGGGCGAAAAGGCACTTTCTCTTCTATCAGCTCGGTGCCTGCATACGTCAAAGCAAACCCAATCGTAGAGACAGTATCGCCTCAAATGCCTTCCAAGGCCCAGTCCCAGTCTATCCCATACAAGCGAGAGGTCGAGGTGACGGTTGATATGTCGCCCGTCCCTCCTCCGCCGGGACCATCTCCTGCTCCCCTTCCGGCCCCATACATGTGA